In Elusimicrobiota bacterium, a single genomic region encodes these proteins:
- a CDS encoding PorV/PorQ family protein: MKKIVGFILLIFNFLLFTSFALANGDGGLPGYFLTQGAGARALALGRSFTAISDDATAMFFNPGGLFQLQRKELQYMYANLFEGTQYRALSFSQSGAGVVTFALGAVQLRSAGFIERDEYNYPTGKEFVDENTAILLSSCFKIEEDKLGVGLNLKHIMKKIDTFNKSGFDTDVGFLYSPLPELSFGLNIQNLLGAKFKRESLTDELPMNIKLGIAGKLFHKAITVSADLDNTDKRSAKSHFGIEYRVKEILGLRVGYDISYITAGFGVSYKHFYLDYALLSHTELELSHRVSLGVRFGRSKEDIILEKHRIAREEEQKRERTKELFRQGEEYFMDMDWQGAVTNFEQVLIFDENNQTAKDKLAKAKQNLELINNSMKKGQQLFKNRDFDGAISEFDKVLVLNPQNTEAQEYKKWQKMKKLKRQKE, translated from the coding sequence CTTTTTACTTTTCACTTCGTTTGCTTTAGCAAACGGTGATGGTGGTTTGCCGGGCTATTTTCTTACACAGGGTGCCGGTGCCAGAGCGCTTGCATTAGGTCGCAGTTTCACAGCAATCAGCGATGATGCCACTGCGATGTTCTTTAACCCCGGCGGATTGTTCCAATTACAGAGAAAAGAATTGCAGTATATGTACGCTAATCTGTTTGAAGGTACTCAGTATCGCGCGTTAAGTTTTTCGCAGTCCGGCGCCGGTGTGGTGACATTCGCACTCGGTGCAGTACAGTTGAGGTCAGCAGGGTTCATAGAACGAGATGAGTATAATTATCCAACAGGTAAAGAGTTTGTAGACGAAAATACAGCGATTTTATTAAGCAGTTGTTTCAAGATTGAAGAAGATAAACTTGGTGTCGGACTTAATCTGAAACATATTATGAAAAAAATTGATACATTTAATAAGTCAGGTTTTGATACAGATGTCGGTTTCCTGTATTCACCGTTACCAGAGTTATCTTTCGGGTTGAATATACAGAATCTGCTCGGTGCAAAGTTTAAACGCGAATCGCTTACTGATGAATTACCGATGAATATAAAATTAGGTATCGCAGGTAAATTATTTCATAAAGCGATTACTGTAAGTGCTGATTTGGATAATACAGATAAACGGTCTGCAAAGTCACATTTCGGAATTGAATATCGTGTAAAAGAAATTCTCGGCTTACGGGTTGGCTATGATATATCATACATCACTGCTGGATTCGGTGTCAGCTACAAACATTTTTATTTGGATTATGCATTACTTTCGCATACTGAACTTGAATTAAGTCATCGTGTATCTTTAGGCGTCAGGTTCGGTCGGTCAAAAGAAGACATCATACTTGAAAAGCACAGAATAGCACGCGAAGAAGAACAGAAACGCGAGAGAACGAAGGAATTGTTCAGACAGGGTGAAGAATACTTTATGGATATGGATTGGCAGGGTGCTGTTACGAATTTTGAGCAGGTGCTTATTTTTGACGAAAATAATCAGACGGCAAAAGATAAACTGGCTAAAGCGAAACAGAATCTTGAATTGATAAATAATTCTATGAAAAAAGGACAGCAGTTGTTTAAGAACCGTGACTTTGATGGTGCTATATCAGAATTTGATAAAGTGCTTGTTCTGAATCCGCAAAATACAGAAGCACAAGAATACAAAAAATGGCAGAAAATGAAAAAATTAAAAAGGCAAAAGGAATAA
- a CDS encoding CsgG/HfaB family protein — MAENEKIKKAKGINLAVADFTAKNVAASDSSIVSDFLRTELVKLGGFNVVEKANMDKILAEVAFQQTGCTTSECAVQIGKLLNVQQMVVGSLSKLMETYFITVYLVNVETGKILTSYNEEAQSAKELRDACARLADKLTKPFGQEIIPTLPLSPTPSSSPHPREKIKQPEQKTENIEKRIESHHKQAEIFLAARQYRYAIAVYKDAIRIFPNEVTFYAELGALYREQKQLGMAVDAYLACLEKNPDADDVRKDLAVLYEEMEKTVRFSYGKYTDKAKEQWK, encoded by the coding sequence ATGGCAGAAAATGAAAAAATTAAAAAGGCAAAAGGAATAAATCTTGCAGTTGCCGATTTTACAGCAAAAAATGTAGCCGCCTCTGATTCATCTATTGTTTCTGATTTTTTAAGGACAGAACTGGTAAAACTTGGTGGTTTTAATGTAGTTGAGAAAGCGAATATGGATAAGATATTAGCGGAAGTAGCGTTTCAACAGACAGGTTGCACAACATCAGAATGCGCTGTTCAAATCGGAAAACTATTAAATGTTCAGCAGATGGTTGTTGGCTCACTTTCAAAATTGATGGAAACATATTTTATAACTGTGTATCTTGTAAATGTGGAAACAGGTAAAATACTAACTTCATATAATGAGGAAGCACAATCTGCAAAAGAACTCAGGGACGCTTGTGCAAGGTTGGCTGATAAACTTACAAAACCATTTGGGCAGGAGATAATACCAACACTGCCATTATCGCCGACACCATCTTCGTCACCACATCCGCGCGAAAAAATAAAACAACCAGAACAAAAAACAGAAAATATAGAAAAGCGGATAGAAAGTCATCATAAACAAGCAGAAATTTTTCTCGCAGCCAGACAATACAGATATGCGATAGCCGTCTACAAAGATGCAATCCGCATTTTCCCAAATGAAGTAACATTTTATGCTGAACTTGGTGCATTATACAGAGAACAGAAACAACTGGGAATGGCAGTTGACGCATATCTTGCGTGTTTAGAAAAAAATCCCGATGCGGATGATGTCAGAAAAGATCTTGCAGTACTGTATGAAGAGATGGAGAAAACTGTAAGGTTTTCATATGGTAAATATACGGATAAAGCAAAAGAACAGTGGAAAA